A single Nocardioides bizhenqiangii DNA region contains:
- a CDS encoding response regulator transcription factor encodes MNAADAVTVVVVDDEDLVREGLAAIIGSNPEFKVVAMAADGAQAIEAVRRTSPDVVLMDVRMPGIDGIEATKRIVASGASSRVLMLTTMETDETVAAALSAGATGFLLKSVPREQLWWGIRAAATGDALLAPTITRRLIEQYVAGVARPDAPTLSITDRQRDVVKLVARGESNAEIAASLFLAEATVKSHISDVLTRHGLRDRTQLVVLAYESGLVRPGDVTQG; translated from the coding sequence CCGCGATCATCGGCAGCAATCCGGAGTTCAAGGTCGTCGCCATGGCCGCCGACGGCGCGCAAGCGATCGAGGCGGTCCGTCGTACGTCACCTGACGTCGTCCTCATGGACGTGCGGATGCCTGGCATCGACGGCATCGAAGCCACGAAGCGAATCGTCGCAAGTGGCGCCAGCTCTCGGGTTCTCATGCTCACCACGATGGAGACCGATGAGACGGTTGCCGCCGCCTTGTCCGCAGGCGCCACCGGGTTCCTCTTGAAGAGCGTGCCGCGAGAGCAGCTGTGGTGGGGCATCCGGGCGGCCGCCACAGGAGACGCGCTACTGGCGCCCACCATCACCCGCCGACTGATCGAGCAGTACGTCGCGGGCGTCGCAAGGCCCGATGCCCCGACGCTCTCGATCACCGATCGTCAGCGCGATGTCGTGAAGCTAGTTGCTCGCGGGGAGTCGAACGCGGAGATCGCTGCCTCGCTGTTCCTTGCCGAGGCCACGGTGAAGTCGCACATCAGCGACGTGCTCACTCGCCACGGCTTGCGTGACCGCACGCAGCTCGTGGTGCTCGCCTACGAGTCCGGACTGGTGCGGCCAGGCGACGTCACCCAGGGCTGA
- a CDS encoding hemolysin family protein, with translation MIDSQTWLSLALVVVFVLVGGVFAATEIALVSLRESQVNQLEQRGHRAERVAAIARDPNRFLSAVQIGVTVAGFFSAAYGGSTLAPDVAPYLVDLGLGKEASDTAALVLMTLVIAYLSLVLGELVPKRLALQRPVPVALATAPVLDRFATVMRPVIWLLSVSTNALVRLLGGDPNAVNDAVSDEELRDIVTTHETLGDDERRIVSDVLAATHSTLKEVMQPRGDVAFIDGSTPLVEAVTWVSGQQYSRYPVTGEGFDDVTGFLHVRDLLDVGQDDRRSVAEVQREVLHLPGTNRVLPTVSIMRQEGTHLAVVVDEYGGTDGIVTLEDLVEEVVGDIRDEYDEPEAAFDEAGAATVVDAGLTIEDFAEATGIALPDGDYETAAGYVIARLGRLPDVGDGVEVGPARLEVEEVEGRRVTRLAISTVESEPDSAGGGSDLG, from the coding sequence ATGATCGACTCGCAGACCTGGCTCAGCCTCGCCCTGGTCGTGGTCTTCGTCCTCGTCGGCGGCGTCTTCGCCGCGACCGAGATCGCCCTCGTGTCCCTGCGCGAGAGCCAGGTCAACCAGTTGGAGCAGCGCGGCCACCGCGCCGAGCGGGTGGCGGCGATCGCACGAGACCCCAACCGCTTCCTGTCAGCAGTCCAGATCGGCGTGACGGTCGCCGGCTTCTTCTCGGCCGCTTACGGCGGGTCGACGCTCGCGCCCGACGTGGCGCCGTACCTCGTCGACCTCGGCCTCGGCAAGGAAGCCTCCGACACTGCCGCACTCGTCCTGATGACGCTCGTGATCGCCTACCTGTCGCTCGTGCTCGGCGAGCTGGTGCCGAAGCGGCTGGCCCTTCAGCGGCCGGTGCCGGTCGCGCTCGCGACCGCGCCGGTGCTCGACCGGTTCGCGACCGTGATGCGGCCGGTGATCTGGCTGCTCTCGGTGTCGACCAACGCGCTGGTCCGGCTCCTCGGCGGCGACCCGAACGCCGTCAACGACGCCGTCAGCGACGAGGAGCTGCGCGACATCGTCACCACCCACGAGACCCTCGGCGACGACGAGCGCCGGATCGTCTCCGATGTGCTCGCCGCCACCCACAGCACCCTCAAGGAGGTCATGCAGCCGCGCGGCGACGTGGCGTTCATCGACGGCAGCACGCCCCTGGTCGAGGCCGTCACGTGGGTTTCGGGGCAGCAGTACTCGCGCTACCCCGTCACCGGCGAGGGCTTCGACGACGTGACCGGCTTCCTCCACGTCCGCGACCTCCTCGACGTGGGTCAGGACGATCGGCGCAGCGTCGCCGAGGTACAGCGCGAGGTGCTCCACCTCCCCGGCACCAACCGCGTCCTCCCCACTGTCTCGATCATGCGCCAGGAAGGCACCCATCTCGCCGTCGTGGTCGACGAGTACGGCGGCACCGACGGCATCGTGACCCTCGAGGACCTGGTCGAGGAGGTGGTCGGCGACATCCGCGACGAGTACGACGAGCCCGAGGCCGCGTTCGACGAGGCCGGCGCCGCCACCGTGGTCGACGCGGGCCTCACCATCGAGGACTTCGCCGAGGCGACGGGGATCGCGCTGCCCGACGGTGATTACGAGACCGCGGCCGGATACGTCATCGCCCGGCTCGGCCGGCTGCCGGACGTCGGCGATGGGGTCGAGGTAGGGCCTGCCCGCCTCGAGGTCGAGGAGGTGGAGGGTCGGCGGGTCACCCGGCTCGCGATCAGCACGGTCGAGTCGGAGCCCGACAGTGCGGGCGGCGGATCGGATCTAGGCTGA